From the Solanum pennellii chromosome 4, SPENNV200 genome, one window contains:
- the LOC107017706 gene encoding protein TRIGALACTOSYLDIACYLGLYCEROL 5, chloroplastic isoform X1, with protein sequence MVMTNFTGTGIGFGAGIGCGFGVGWGFGGMPLNFLGLGVGGGCGVGVGLGWGFGSAFGSQYRNSRVTFDGTDFINKERSEERDLKDPAKGTRKAHSSQ encoded by the exons ATGGTGATGACAAACTTCACTGGAACCGGTATTGGTTTTG GTGCTGGCATTGGTTGCGGATTCGGTGTAGGATGGGGTTTCGGAG GcatgcctttgaatttcttggGTCTTGGTGTAG GTGGTGGCTGTGGGGTTGGAGTAGGGCTTGGATGGGGATTTGGCTCTGCCTTTGGTAGCCAGTACAGGAACTCTAGAGTTACATTTGACGGCACAGATTTTATCAATAAGGAGCGTAGTGAAGAAAGAGATTTAAAAGATCCAGCCAAAGGCACTCGAAAAGCTCATTCTTCTCA GTAA
- the LOC107017706 gene encoding cytochrome b5 isoform X2, producing the protein MVMTNFTGTGIGFGAGIGCGFGVGWGFGGMPLNFLGLGVGGGCGVGVGLGWGFGSAFGSQYRNSRVTFDGTDFINKERSEERDLKDPAKVAQHKSKQDCWIIIHGRVIDVTKFLEEHPGGEEVLIESAGKDATKEFEDIGHSKAAKNYILKYQIGYLQGYKIQDDDDDNLFTDSYKEPIKAKEIEAFVIKLNFKPKHLVFFEYFVPFLAAAFFLYYRYLNGALQL; encoded by the exons ATGGTGATGACAAACTTCACTGGAACCGGTATTGGTTTTG GTGCTGGCATTGGTTGCGGATTCGGTGTAGGATGGGGTTTCGGAG GcatgcctttgaatttcttggGTCTTGGTGTAG GTGGTGGCTGTGGGGTTGGAGTAGGGCTTGGATGGGGATTTGGCTCTGCCTTTGGTAGCCAGTACAGGAACTCTAGAGTTACATTTGACGGCACAGATTTTATCAATAAGGAGCGTAGTGAAGAAAGAGATTTAAAAGATCCAGCCAAAG TTGCACAACACAAGTCAAAGCAAGATTGCTGGATCATCATCCATGGCAGA GTAATAGACGTTACGAAGTTTCTTGAAGAACATCCTGGAGGAGAAGAAGTGTTGATTGAATCAGCTGGGAAGGATGCAACTAAAGAATTTGAAGATATTGGGCATAGTAAAGCTGCCAAGAACTATATATTGAAATACCAGATTGGATATCTTCAAGGCTATAAAATtcaagatgatgatgatgataatttgtTTACTGATTCCTACAAAGAACCAATAAAGGCAAAAGAAATTGAAGCTTTTGTGATCAAACTAAACTTCAAGCCCAAGCATTTGGTTTTTTTTGAGTATTTTGTGCCTTTCTTGGCTGCTGCATTCTTTCTGTATTATCGATATCTCAATGGAGCACTCCAGCTTTGA
- the LOC107017705 gene encoding uncharacterized protein LOC107017705, with protein sequence MASHFDRWEKDPFFSAAEEVQESADRMESTYRTWIHALKDTSGSWNCDALRRDLRTTLGTAKWQLEEFDRAVRSSYNSKSADDARDRHHEFFIAIDSQIKKVEKSLNESAVSQGKPPLPWVRLDEGEVDELAAFLSGPSTSSAGINHAKVHGVELQIPKWEEAVNQSLPECSENPLHSEDGVQGEAIDEKFLGHRRTASASADIGAWQIALGNDISIKEPAPPPRRIPSYQGLLNAVESVKELKWPKNGYRKLKFNQETDNTLPRTQPPTRNINTCYDRNKSCLDGCDDCYDKQLYGWYGAVQRQLQRSQYYMQYRRPVRIVFSVFLLIFLIVLVAVRTI encoded by the exons ATGGCGTCGCATTTTGATAGGTGGGAGAAAGATCCGTTCTTTTCAGCTGCAGAAGAGGTTCAAGAATCTGCCGACAG AATGGAATCAACTTATAGGACGTGGATTCATGCGTTGAAGGATACTTCTGGTAGTTGGAATTGTGATGCGCTTCGCAGGGACCTTAGAACTACCCTTGGCACTGCTAAATGGCAG CTGGAGGAATTTGACCGGGCAGTTAGATCGAGCTACAATAGTAAATCTGCTGACGATGCAAGAGATAGACACCATGAATTTTTTATTGCAATCGACAGCCAAATTAAGAAAGTTGAGAAATCTCTTAATGAATCAGCTGTTTCACAAGGCAAACCACCACTTCCATGGGTGAGGTTGGATGAGGGAGAAGTCGATGAACTTGCTGCATTTCTCTCTGGCCCATCCACCTCTTCTGCAGGGATAAACCATGCAAAAGTACATGGAGTGGAGCTGCAAATTCCCAAGTGGGAAGAGGCTGTAAATCAGTCACTTCCCGAGTGTTCTGAGAATCCTCTTCATTCAGAGGATGGTGTTCAAGGTGAGGCCATAGACGAGAAGTTTCTGGGCCACCGGAGAACAGCAAGTGCTAGTGCTGACATTGGTGCATGGCAGATTGCACTTGGCAATGATATTTCCATCAAAGAACCTGCACCCCCTCCTCGCAGAATACCCAGTTACCAGGGATTGTTGAATGCCGTGGAATCTGTTAAGGAGCTAAAATGGCCCAAGAATGGTTACAGGAAGCTGAAGTTCAATCAAGAAACTGACAATACATTGCCGCGCACTCAGCCACCAACAAGG AACATAAACACATGCTATGATAGGAATAAGAGTTGCCTTGATGGTTGTGATGATTGTTATGATAAGCAACTGTATGGTTGGTATGGTGCTGTTCAGCGCCAGCTGCAAAGATCTCAGTATTACATGCAATATCGTCGACCTGTTCGAATAGTTTTCTCAGTGTTTCTTCTCATTTTCCTGATTG TTCTAGTGGCAGTCCGGACAATCTGA